Within the Pseudobythopirellula maris genome, the region CCGAAGTACGACATCCAGTACTTGCCGTCGTGCGTGCCGATCGACGCCGATCCGCCCCACTCCGTGTCGTACAGCGCGATGCTGCCGTCGGCCTGCCAGCGGTCCCACCCCTGCTCGCGGAACGACAAGACCTTGCCGAGCTTCTCCCAGTGCAGCAGGTCGTCGCTCACGGCGAGCTCAGTCTCGTAGCCCTTGTGGTCCTTGGTGCTGACGAACAGCATCCACCAGCGGCCGTTGTGGCGGAACACGTTCGGGCAGTCGTAGTACTCCCCTTCGCCCGGGGTGAGCAGCACGCCGTGCTTGTGGGGCGTGCTCAGCTCCTCGAAGACACGTTGCATGGCCTCGGGCGCCACCGACGGCTTGGGCGCTTTGATTGGCGTGTCGACTGGCGCCTCCCCCCGTGCGAGGGGCGAAAGGAGCAACAGCACCACGGCGCATGTTGAGCAGATTCTCATAGGATTGATCACCGATTTGATAAAGCCGATTTGCATGGACTTATTTTGTTTGGGAGCGAACAAGGACACGAATCGACGCTACCAGACGCTAATCCCATGAGCGTGGATCGGTGTCGATCCGTGTTCGGCTCAACGGGCGCCGGCCGATGGCGTCTCGTGCTCGAGCGTGACCGGCCCGAAGAGGCCCGAGGGCGTGAGCGGCTTGCCCTCTAATCGTAGCGGTGCGGTGGTCCAGGTCGACCGCTCGGACTCTTCGCGTGCGGCGTCGCCCACCAGTCGGTTCCGCCAAGTCGTGCCGACCGCCACGCTCAGCCGATTCTCGCCGGCTTTCAGCAAGCCGGTCACTTCGACCCGATAGGGCGGCGTCCACGCCACGGCCGCCGGGCGGCCGTTGACGCTCACCTCGGCCATCGCCACCGCGGCGCCGAGGTCGATCCACGCCCGGCCGGCGAGCGCATCAGGCGGCGCGGTGAACGACGTTTCGTAAGTCGCCACGCCCGCGAAGTGGCGGACCTCTTCACGCGGGTGCGTCGACAGGTCCTGGAGCGTGGCGAGCTCGATCGCCTCGGGCGACGGGCCCGCGGCCGAAGCGAAGCCGACGCTCCATGGGCCGTCGATCGCTTCGTAGCCAAGAACGGACTCGCCGCCGGCGGGCTCCGCGGCGGCGCTCGTCAGCACGACAAAGCACGACCCCAGCGGCGGCAGCCGCAGCTCGACCGCCGTGCGACCGTCGGGCGTGCGTTCGGCGGCAACGGGGCGGCGATCGCCGCTCACCGGGTCCCACACCTCCGCCGCCGTCGATGCGGCCCGCAACGAGAGCCTCAGCAAACGCTCGGCGTTGAGCTGATTCGACACGAAGTAGAGGTCTCCCTCCTCGGCGTGGCGGTGCGCCCACGCCAGCCCCTCCGAGCGCACGCCGCTCGCCTCGTAGCAGACCAAATCCTCCGCAACGCCGATCGACGCGAGCGACGGCTCGTCCCACGGGCCGGTCAGCCATGGGGCGTCGCGCGTGACGCCGCGTAACGATGCGTCTTCTTCGCCGAGCGCCCATGTCTGTTGCGGCGGCTCGACAACGAGCACCTTCGCGCCCGCTTCGGACAACTCACGCAGCTTCTCGGCCACGGCGAGCGACATCCGCCCGGGCGCGGGCGCCATCGGCCGCGGCGCCGGCACGACCAGCAGCGCGTAGCTCGCACCGCCGGGGAGCACCACGCGGCCCTCTTCGCAGCGGGCCAGCCGCAGCAGAGCGTCGCGGCCCAACGAGTCGTACTGGTAGCCGCGCAGCGGGTCGGGCCAGTCGGACAGGTCGGCGCCGTTCGCCGAGTTCTTGACCCCGGTGGGCATCTCGTGGGTCGGCTGCCCCTCGTTGAGCAACCGCACCCGCTCGCGCTCGACGGCCCGCTCGCCCAGGAGCCCCGGCAGCGAAGCGACTAAGCGCTCGGGGAGCACCGCCCGGTTGGGGACCTCCTCGCCGGCGAACACCGCCACGTCGGCCACCGGCCGGCCGCGCTGGAGCAGCGCCTGGCAGCGGCGTGCGTAATCGACCCACGCGCCGGCCATCGGCCACCACGCTTGATCGCGCTGGAAGAACAGCCCCACGCCGCCGAGCGTCATCCCCGGCGCGCGATCGAGCCACGGGTTGTGAGCCCACACATGGAAAACGAACCGGTTGGCGCCGAGCACGTAGTGCCGGTCGCCCAAGGCTTTGATCTTCGCCGGGGTCTCGTCCCACGCCATGCGGAGCCGCGTGAACGCCTCGGCCTGCACAATGTTCTTTCCGTACACATGGGCGGCCGAGACCGCGTCGCGCATGTCGTTCGGTTTGTCGTGGGTCGGGCTGTCGATCCAGAACTCGCCCATCGGGGCGTCGAGCCGAGCGAAGTGCCGCATGCCGGCGCCGGTGAAGGTGGGCGCCGTGCATTCGCCCGTGAACCGCACGCCGTGCTCGTCGGCCTTCTCCGCCATGACGCCGTAGAACACCTCGTCGACCAGCTCGGCGATCGTCATCCGCACGTCGTGCAAGAATCGCTCCGATTTCTCGGCGCTAGCGATCGGGTAGCCGGCCATCGCCGGCAGGTATAGCAGCGGGTCGTAGCCGCGGCGTTCGGTGAACTCCTCGCGGAAATCGGCCGACCAGTTCTGGCTGCCGCACTCCCAGCTGTCGACGTGCAGCACGCCGAGCGAGCCGATGTCGCCGTAGCGGCGCAGCGCCTCGCCGAACCAACGATCGAACTGCAAACGCACGGCATCGGGGTTGAACTTGTCGCACTCGAGCCCCAGCCCGGCGCCGCCGGTCTCGTTGTGGGCGCCGGTCGAGGTGTGCCCTAAGCGCAAGACGGTCCACGCGCCCGGCGGCGGCGCCCAGTCGAGCGCGCCGTCTGCCGAGAGCTTGTCGGAGAGGTCGATCACCTCGGCCCGCGGCGTGCAGGCGCTCGGCCCGATCTGCTCGGGCGTGCTCCAAGGGCTCACGCGCCACACGGCGCCCGTCTTGCCGCGGTAGTGGTGCAGCCGCGTCTCGCTGGCGAGCCGGATGCGTTTGACCTTGAGCACCGGGCTCCACTTGGCCGTGTCGAGGTCTTCGGCGCCCGGCTCCGAGCCCTCGGGGGTCCATGTCAGTCGGAACCGCCGAGCCGTGGTCGGCGGGATGGCGTGCGTGACTGGCGCCTCCTGCTCCTGCCAGCCGTGACGCGGGGCGTCGAGCCGGGCGATTGGCCGGAACCGCTCGCCGTCGCCGTTCGATTCGGATGTGATCGCCTCGACCGTGAACCGCTGGCACTGGTAGTTGCGACCGTCGGGCCAAACGGTGACCGATCGGCAGGTGAACGGCTCGTCGAACGTGAAGTCGATCGAGCACGGCTCGGCGCTCCGCAGCCGACGCTCGTTGTCCGACTCGACGAGTTGCTGCGCGGTCTCGCCCACGGCGGTCGTGGTCACCGTGACCGGCACGGTGTCGGTCGACAGGCCGTCACCCGCCGGGGCGGGAAACGCCAGCACGGCCACGTCTTGGTAGTAGCCTTCCCACGCAGCAGGCTGGGGCAAAACGATCGGCTCGGCGGCGTCGGCGATGCGTGTCTCGCTCCAAACGAGCCGCTGCATCGACAACTCGGGGGTGATCCACGGCCCGCCCGCCACGGCGAACCCATCGCAGGCGTGCATGCCGATCTCCAGGCCGAGCCGCTTGGCCTCGGCGAGCGCGTGACCAACGCACTCCCACCACTCGGGCGTGAGCTGGTTGACTGGCGGCTCGACGAGCGGCGGGTCGGTCGGTCCCTGGATCGGCATCAGGTAGGCGCCGCCCAGTCCGGCGTCGGCCATCGCCTCCAGGTCGGCCGTGATCCCTTCGCGTGACACCGCGGCGTTCATCCAGTACCAGAAGACCCACGGCGACGCCTCGGCGGGCGGGTCCTGGAAATCGTCTTGCAGGCTCGCCGCGCGGCACGGCGTCGTGGCCAGAACCAGCAGGGCGAGGCACGCCATCGCCAACGCCCGCGTCGCCTTCGTCGAAACCTTAAAGTGCATGCCTTGCGCCGGGCCGCCTCCGTGCTGGAGCGCCGCGTCCTCGGAGGAGAAACCGTCGGAGAAAGAAGCCGCAACGAGTTGCGGTGTGAGCCTCCATACTATGTTACTGCGGCGACGACCGTCTATCTTCCGACAACCGGCCATGAATCGCCCTGTTTTGGGCCACACCGGTTGAGGCCCGCCATGCCGCGGGGTGCAATAGGCGGATGCCCAACGTTTTTCGCCCAGCCATCTACGCCCTGCCCTTCGCCCTGTTGCTTTGCGGCGCGGCGCTGGCCGCCGATCGCTCGTTGCTCGACGACGCATGGCGTTTCCACCACGGCGACGCCGCCGGCGCTGAGGCCACTGGCTACGACGACGCCGCGTGGCGCGCGGTCGTCTTGCCGCACGACTGGAGCATCGAACACGCCCCGCGAGCCGACGCGCCCAGCGGGGGCGGCGGAGGGTACTTCCCCACCGGGATCGGTTGGTACCGGCGGTCGCTCGAAAAGCCCTCGGGCGAGCAGCGCTGCTGGGTCCATTTCGAGGGGGTCAGCGAACGCTGCGAGGTTTGGCTCAACGGCGAGTCGCTCGGCGGCCACGACTACGCATACACGCCGTTTCGCCTCGACGTGACCGACAAGCTCCGTGAGGACAAGAACGCGCTCGCCGTGCGGGTCGACAACACGCCTCAGCCGTCGAGCCGCTGGTACACCGGCTCGGGCCTCTGCCGCCACGTGTGGCTCGAGACCGCCGGGCCGATCCACATCACACACGACAGCGCGTGGGTCGAAACCCGCGCGGTCGGCGAGGATGCCGCCACGGTCGCCGTCCACGCCTCGGTCGCGAACACGAGCGGCGCCGACGCACTCATCACGGTCGAAGCCACGCTCCTCAGCCCCGACGGGGATCCGGTCGCCGCTCACACCGAAAGCCATTCGGTTCCGGCCAACGGCGGAATCGACGCGACCTTCCCCATCGAGCTGAAGACCCCTTGGCTCTGGTCGCCCGATTCGCCACGGCTCTACACCGCGCGGCTGCGCGTGTTGCAGGGCGATGAAGCGACCGACGAGCAGTCGGTTCGCTTCGGCGTTCGCGGCGTCGAGGCGTCGGCCGCGGGAGGGCTGCGCCTCAACGGCCAGCCGGTTGAGTTGCTCGGCGGCAACGTGCACCACGACAACGGCGTGCTGGGCGCCGCGGCTTTTGGCGCCGCCGAACGCCGCAAGGCGCGATTGCTCAAGGAGGCCGGCTTCAACGCGGTTCGCACCGCGCACAACCCGCCGGCCGTCGCCTTCCTCGACGCCTGCGACGAGCTCGGCCTGCTCGTGATCGACGAGGCGCTCGACGCCTGGCGCAAGCCCAAAGTGAAGCACGACTACGGCGAGCGGTTCGACGCCCACTGGCGCCGTGACCTCACGGCGATGGTGCTCCGCGACCGCCGCCACCCGTCGGTCATCATGTGGAGCCTCGGCAACGAGATGTACGAGCGCGGCGACGAGTCCGCTCCCGCCACGGCCCGCGCGATGCGCGAGCTCGTACGCACGCACGATACGACCCGGCCGGTCACGGCCGGCGTGAACGGCCTGGGCGACGACGCCAAGTGGCCGCGTCTCGACGCATTGTTCGCCGAGCTCGACCTGGTTGGCTACAACTACGAAGAAGACCGCTACGCGCCCGACCACGCCCGGCTCCCCGAGCGCGTGGTCTACGCCAGCGAAACGTACCAGGCCGATGTCGTCGCCGGCTGGCGGGCCTGTCAGGAACACGCACACGTGATCGGCGACTTTGTCTGGAGCGGCATCGACTACCTGGGCGAAGCGGGCATCGGCCGCGTCTTCCCACCCGGCAAAGAGGCCCGCCCCCACTGGGTCGGCGAGCACTTCCCGTGGCACGGCGCCGCCTGTGGCGACATCGACATCACCGGCCGCCGCAAACCGATCTCGCACTTCCGCAACATCGTTTGGGACCGCGGCGAACGGCTGCACGCCGCCGTGGTCGTGCCCAGCGACGGCGGCCCGTGGGGCGTCACGCCGTGGGCGGTCGAACCGACCCGCGCGCATTGGAACTGGCCCGATCACGCGGGCGAGCCGCTCACCGTTTGCGTCTGGTCGCGCTGGCCAACTGTCCGGCTCGAGCTCAACGGCCGCGTCGTGGGCGAGAAGCCTGGCGGCGAGGCCCACGGCTTCGAGGCGCGTCTCGAAGTCCCTTACGAGCCGGGCGAGTTGGTAGCCATTGGCCTCGACGCCACGGGCGCTGAGGCCGAGCGTTTCGTGCTCCGCACGGCCGGAAAACCGCAAAGCCTGCGAATGCACGCCGACAACGCATCGCCCCAAGCCGGGCGCCAGCAGATTGTTTATGTCGAGCTGCGGCTCGTCGATGAGCAGGGCCAGCTCTGCCCTCGCGACGAACGCGCGGTAGAGTTTGGCGTGGAGGGCCCGGCCGCCATCATCGCCGCGGGCAACGCCGACCTCACGAGCCTTATCCCCTACACCGCGCCCCGAGCGCTGCTCGACCAAGGCCACGCCCTCGTGGTGCTCCGCAGCACGGGGGCGCCCGGCAAAGCCGTGCTCACCGCCCGGGCCGAGGGCCTTGGCGACTCATCGATCTCGATCCACTTCGTGAACTCCCCTCAAACTCCCCCTCAGTGAGTTTTGTGATGAAAAGTGTCGTTCCGCTGTCCCTCTCGCTGCTCGCCGTTTTGGCGATCGCGTCCGACCTCCCCGCCCAGCCGCTCCGCTACGACCTGAGCGGCAAGACCGGCCGCCGCGACGCCGAGTCGTACGACTGGCGCGAGTGGGAGATCAAGAGCGCCGAGACCGTGTCCCAACAAGCCGATGGCTTGAGCGTTTCGCTCCGCGGCGTCGGCGCCCCGCTCGAGGGTTTCCTGAACAAGGCGGGCCTCGTCACGGGCGGCACGCTCGTGAGCGACGGCGTCACGTGCCAAGGCGAGGCGATCGAGATCACACTCACCGGCCTCGCCGCCGGCAAGCACAGCCTCGCCACCTTCCACAACCAGCCGAGCGGAGATTCGCCCTCCGAGTTCGTGCTCGCCGCGGGCGACACGAAGTCGACCGTCAAACCTGCCAACGACGCCAAGATCAACGCCGACGCGGCGACCGCGTACGTCGAGTTCGAGGCGACCGAGGGCGAGCCCGCCGTTGTGCGGCTCACGGGCGAAGGCTTGGTGCTCAACGGCGTTGAGATCGACGGCTCGAACCCCGCCCTCCGCGCCGCCCTGCCGACCCCCACGCACGGCGACGGCCACGCCGACGCCGACGAAGGCACGGTCGCGCTCAGCTGGCGACCCGTTGCCGGCGCCACCGGCTACCAGGTCCGCCACGCCGCTGCGCTCGACGCCGATGAGGCGGAGCAGAATCTCGCCACGGCCCCCGCCGTCGAGACAACCGAGCCGTCGCTCGAGCTGTCGGTCGAGAAGAACAGCCTCCTCTCGCACGCCTGGCGCGTCGACACCGTCGGCGCCGACGGCGCCGTCACGCCCGGCGAGAGCTGGACGTTCCGCACCCGCTCGCTCGCCTTCCCCGGCGCCGAGGGGTACGGCCGCTTCGCCCGCGGCGGACGCGGCGGTCGCGTGATCAAGGTCACCAACCTCAACGACAACGGCCCGGGCAGCTTCCGCGCCGCCGTCGAGGCCGAGGGACCGCGGACCGTGGTGTTCGACGTCTCCGGACGCATCGTCCTGAACGATCGTCTCATCATCCGCAACGGCGACCTGACGATCGCCGGCCAAACGGCCCCCGGCATGGGCGTTTGCGTGTCGAACTTCAACCTCGGAGCGATCGGCGCCGAGGACCTCGTCGTCCGCTACCTCCGCGTGCGGCCGGGCGACACCTCCGGCAAGACGCTCGACGGCATGGGGCTGGCGAGCTGCGACCACTCGATCGTTGACCACTGCTCGATCAGCTGGTCGCACGACGAGGCGTTCAGCTCGCGCGGCGCGCTTAACATCACGCTGCAACGCACGCTGATCAGCGAGGCGCTCAACATCGCCGGGCACAAGAAGTACGGCGAGGGCAGCGCCCACGGCTTCGCCGCCAGCATCGGCGGCGACCGGGGCAGCTTCCACCACAACCTGCTCGCCCACTGCGCGGGCCGCAACTGGAGCCTCGCCGGCGGCACCGACCAGGCGAACCGCCACCGCGGGCAACTCGATCTGCGCAACAACGTGGTCTACAACTGGGACTACCGCACCACGGACGGCGGCGCCCGCCTCGTTCAGTTCGTGAACAACTACTACAAGTCGGGGCCCGCCTCGCGGATCAAGTACTATCTCAAACCGCAGTACGAGAACCCCTCGTTCGGGCCGCAACAGTACTACGTCGAGGGCAACGTGATGGAGGGCGTCACCGGGCCGGAGGGACCGACCGGCGAGTTGGTTGGCATGCGGGTCCAAGGCAGCCAGCCCGAGCCGGTCACCCTGCCCGAGCCGTTCTTCGAGCACCACGTCACGACCACCTCGGCCGAGCAGGCCTACGACGACGTGCTCGGCGACGTCGGCTGCAACTACCCCAAGCTCGACGAGCACGACCAACGCGTGATCCGTGAAACACGCACCGGCACGGCCACCTACGTCGGCAGCAAGAGCGGCAAGCCGGGGCTGCCCGACTCGCAGAAGGACGTCGGCGGCTGGGACGACTACCCGGAGGTCCACCGCGACGCCGATTTCGATTCCGACAACGACGGCATGCCGAACGAATGGGAGCTGGCCAGCGGCCTCGACCCGAACGACGCCGCCGACGGCCCCCTCGACTCGAACGGCGACGGCTACACGAACCTCGAGGCGTTCCTCAACGGCCTAGTGGATTGACGCGGCTGCCAGCTGTTTGCAAATCGCCGACAGTTAAGTCGCAAAACGCGTCCGCAGCCGACGACCCATGGTCGTCGGCGCAGGCCGTCGTCACGCGTCACGCCGATGCGGAGTGAAGCTCCTGCAATGGCCCAAAGAACTCGTAATGCATCCGGTCGTCGCCCACGCCTAGCCGAGCCAGGCTGGCGGCGACCGTTTGCATGAACGGCTTGGGCCCGCAGAAGTAGAACTCCGCGTCGTCGCACGGGGCCCACTCGCGCAGCAGATCCGCGCTGACCCACCCCTCCGCGTTGCAACGCCCGCTCGCCAAGTCGTCGGCCGACGGCCGGTCGTAGAGCACCATTCGACGGAAAACGGGCAGGCTCTCCTCCAGCTCGCGCAGTTCGTCGGCGAAGGCGTGGCTGCTGCTGTTGCGCGCCGCCTGCAAGAAAGCGACCGGCGCCTCGCACCCCGCGTGAGCGAGCGACTTGGCCATCGACAGCAGTGGCGTCACTCCCACACCGCCCGCCAAGAAGACGATCGGCCGGTCGCCAACCGCCGCGGGGTCGAGCGTGAACTCACCGCACGGGGGACCGGCTTCGACCACGTCGCCCACCCGCACGGCGTCGTGCAGGTGCGTCGACACCAACCCGGCCGGGACCGACGCGTCGGCGCCCGACTCGCGTTTCACGCTGATGCGGTACCGCCCCGTGCCGGGCCGGTCGGAGAGACTGTAGTTGCGTGGCGAGGTCGGCGGGCTGAGACCGTCGAAACGGACCGTCAGGTATTGCCCCGGCAGGTAGTCGGCCAGCGGCGCGCCGTCGGCCGAACGCAGGTAGAACGAGGTGATCTCGTCGCTCTCGGCGACCTTGTCGTCGACCACCAGCGATCGGAAGCCGTTCCAGCCGCCCGGCGCCGATCGTTGCGATTGGTACACCTCACTCTCGCGCGCGATCAGCACCCCGGCCAGCACCTCGTAAGCCTCGCCCACGGCCGCCGCCACCTCGTCGGTCACGGCGTCGCCCATCACCTCGCCGATGGCCGCCAGCAGGTGCTTGCCGACAATCGGGTAATGCTGCTCCTGGATGCCAAGCGAGCAATGCTTTTGGACGATCAGCTCGACCGCCGGTCCCAACGCCTGGAGGTTGTCGATGTGAGAGAAATAAGCACAAATGGCCCCCGCCAGCGCCCGCTGCTGCCCGCCCGAGTGCTGGTGGGCCTGATTGAAGAACGCTTGGACTTCAGGGTTCTCACGGAACATTCGCTCGTAAAACGCCCGCGTGATCGTCTCGGCGTTCGCCGCCACCGCCGGAGTGATTTCTTTGACAATCGCAATCGTTTTTGGGCTTAGCATGCTCTAACTCGTTGAGAAAAAACGTTGGTTCCCACGGGCCAACCGCCGCTGACCCAATACATGCACCTGATGGTATAGAATACCATACTACACGTCTAGGTGCATTAATCCCCCGACCGGCCGATGCTCTCCAAAACCCACGAATACGCCCTCCGCGCCGTGACCTGCCTCGCCGCACGAGACGGCGCGCCCGCCTCGGCCGACCTGATCGCCGAGAAGACCCAGGCGCCCCGCCGCTACCTCACCCGG harbors:
- a CDS encoding glycoside hydrolase family 2 TIM barrel-domain containing protein yields the protein MPNVFRPAIYALPFALLLCGAALAADRSLLDDAWRFHHGDAAGAEATGYDDAAWRAVVLPHDWSIEHAPRADAPSGGGGGYFPTGIGWYRRSLEKPSGEQRCWVHFEGVSERCEVWLNGESLGGHDYAYTPFRLDVTDKLREDKNALAVRVDNTPQPSSRWYTGSGLCRHVWLETAGPIHITHDSAWVETRAVGEDAATVAVHASVANTSGADALITVEATLLSPDGDPVAAHTESHSVPANGGIDATFPIELKTPWLWSPDSPRLYTARLRVLQGDEATDEQSVRFGVRGVEASAAGGLRLNGQPVELLGGNVHHDNGVLGAAAFGAAERRKARLLKEAGFNAVRTAHNPPAVAFLDACDELGLLVIDEALDAWRKPKVKHDYGERFDAHWRRDLTAMVLRDRRHPSVIMWSLGNEMYERGDESAPATARAMRELVRTHDTTRPVTAGVNGLGDDAKWPRLDALFAELDLVGYNYEEDRYAPDHARLPERVVYASETYQADVVAGWRACQEHAHVIGDFVWSGIDYLGEAGIGRVFPPGKEARPHWVGEHFPWHGAACGDIDITGRRKPISHFRNIVWDRGERLHAAVVVPSDGGPWGVTPWAVEPTRAHWNWPDHAGEPLTVCVWSRWPTVRLELNGRVVGEKPGGEAHGFEARLEVPYEPGELVAIGLDATGAEAERFVLRTAGKPQSLRMHADNASPQAGRQQIVYVELRLVDEQGQLCPRDERAVEFGVEGPAAIIAAGNADLTSLIPYTAPRALLDQGHALVVLRSTGAPGKAVLTARAEGLGDSSISIHFVNSPQTPPQ
- a CDS encoding glycosyl hydrolase, with translation MHFKVSTKATRALAMACLALLVLATTPCRAASLQDDFQDPPAEASPWVFWYWMNAAVSREGITADLEAMADAGLGGAYLMPIQGPTDPPLVEPPVNQLTPEWWECVGHALAEAKRLGLEIGMHACDGFAVAGGPWITPELSMQRLVWSETRIADAAEPIVLPQPAAWEGYYQDVAVLAFPAPAGDGLSTDTVPVTVTTTAVGETAQQLVESDNERRLRSAEPCSIDFTFDEPFTCRSVTVWPDGRNYQCQRFTVEAITSESNGDGERFRPIARLDAPRHGWQEQEAPVTHAIPPTTARRFRLTWTPEGSEPGAEDLDTAKWSPVLKVKRIRLASETRLHHYRGKTGAVWRVSPWSTPEQIGPSACTPRAEVIDLSDKLSADGALDWAPPPGAWTVLRLGHTSTGAHNETGGAGLGLECDKFNPDAVRLQFDRWFGEALRRYGDIGSLGVLHVDSWECGSQNWSADFREEFTERRGYDPLLYLPAMAGYPIASAEKSERFLHDVRMTIAELVDEVFYGVMAEKADEHGVRFTGECTAPTFTGAGMRHFARLDAPMGEFWIDSPTHDKPNDMRDAVSAAHVYGKNIVQAEAFTRLRMAWDETPAKIKALGDRHYVLGANRFVFHVWAHNPWLDRAPGMTLGGVGLFFQRDQAWWPMAGAWVDYARRCQALLQRGRPVADVAVFAGEEVPNRAVLPERLVASLPGLLGERAVERERVRLLNEGQPTHEMPTGVKNSANGADLSDWPDPLRGYQYDSLGRDALLRLARCEEGRVVLPGGASYALLVVPAPRPMAPAPGRMSLAVAEKLRELSEAGAKVLVVEPPQQTWALGEEDASLRGVTRDAPWLTGPWDEPSLASIGVAEDLVCYEASGVRSEGLAWAHRHAEEGDLYFVSNQLNAERLLRLSLRAASTAAEVWDPVSGDRRPVAAERTPDGRTAVELRLPPLGSCFVVLTSAAAEPAGGESVLGYEAIDGPWSVGFASAAGPSPEAIELATLQDLSTHPREEVRHFAGVATYETSFTAPPDALAGRAWIDLGAAVAMAEVSVNGRPAAVAWTPPYRVEVTGLLKAGENRLSVAVGTTWRNRLVGDAAREESERSTWTTAPLRLEGKPLTPSGLFGPVTLEHETPSAGAR
- the hmpA gene encoding NO-inducible flavohemoprotein, with the translated sequence MLSPKTIAIVKEITPAVAANAETITRAFYERMFRENPEVQAFFNQAHQHSGGQQRALAGAICAYFSHIDNLQALGPAVELIVQKHCSLGIQEQHYPIVGKHLLAAIGEVMGDAVTDEVAAAVGEAYEVLAGVLIARESEVYQSQRSAPGGWNGFRSLVVDDKVAESDEITSFYLRSADGAPLADYLPGQYLTVRFDGLSPPTSPRNYSLSDRPGTGRYRISVKRESGADASVPAGLVSTHLHDAVRVGDVVEAGPPCGEFTLDPAAVGDRPIVFLAGGVGVTPLLSMAKSLAHAGCEAPVAFLQAARNSSSHAFADELRELEESLPVFRRMVLYDRPSADDLASGRCNAEGWVSADLLREWAPCDDAEFYFCGPKPFMQTVAASLARLGVGDDRMHYEFFGPLQELHSASA
- a CDS encoding T9SS C-terminal target domain-containing protein, translating into MKSVVPLSLSLLAVLAIASDLPAQPLRYDLSGKTGRRDAESYDWREWEIKSAETVSQQADGLSVSLRGVGAPLEGFLNKAGLVTGGTLVSDGVTCQGEAIEITLTGLAAGKHSLATFHNQPSGDSPSEFVLAAGDTKSTVKPANDAKINADAATAYVEFEATEGEPAVVRLTGEGLVLNGVEIDGSNPALRAALPTPTHGDGHADADEGTVALSWRPVAGATGYQVRHAAALDADEAEQNLATAPAVETTEPSLELSVEKNSLLSHAWRVDTVGADGAVTPGESWTFRTRSLAFPGAEGYGRFARGGRGGRVIKVTNLNDNGPGSFRAAVEAEGPRTVVFDVSGRIVLNDRLIIRNGDLTIAGQTAPGMGVCVSNFNLGAIGAEDLVVRYLRVRPGDTSGKTLDGMGLASCDHSIVDHCSISWSHDEAFSSRGALNITLQRTLISEALNIAGHKKYGEGSAHGFAASIGGDRGSFHHNLLAHCAGRNWSLAGGTDQANRHRGQLDLRNNVVYNWDYRTTDGGARLVQFVNNYYKSGPASRIKYYLKPQYENPSFGPQQYYVEGNVMEGVTGPEGPTGELVGMRVQGSQPEPVTLPEPFFEHHVTTTSAEQAYDDVLGDVGCNYPKLDEHDQRVIRETRTGTATYVGSKSGKPGLPDSQKDVGGWDDYPEVHRDADFDSDNDGMPNEWELASGLDPNDAADGPLDSNGDGYTNLEAFLNGLVD